A stretch of [Clostridium] innocuum DNA encodes these proteins:
- a CDS encoding helix-turn-helix transcriptional regulator: protein MNLGNNLFQARKRCGLSQEDVAEKLGVSRQTVSKWETDETVPDIRQSKKMAMLYSMLLDELIDFDLDIKEIQETIDKTSEEAEEKIN, encoded by the coding sequence ATGAATTTAGGTAACAATTTATTTCAGGCAAGAAAAAGGTGTGGGCTTTCGCAGGAGGATGTGGCGGAAAAGCTGGGGGTAAGCAGACAGACTGTTTCGAAATGGGAAACGGATGAAACAGTTCCTGATATTCGCCAGTCTAAAAAGATGGCAATGCTTTACAGTATGTTGTTAGATGAACTGATTGATTTTGACCTTGATATAAAAGAAATTCAGGAGACTATCGACAAAACGAGTGAAGAAGCGGAAGAAAAAATCAATTAG
- a CDS encoding Gfo/Idh/MocA family oxidoreductase: MKLGIAGAGMIVVQGLLEFVHDIKGIELIGICATKRSEEKLKKLSKEHGIAHTYTDYEEMLKLDEIDTVYVAINNHLHYEFSKKAILAGKHVICEKPFTVHVDELKELIALAKQHNVMLLEAITNQYYPNYLELKKQLDRVGNIHVVSCNYSQYSSRYDAFKRGEILPAFNADMAGGALMDLNVYNVHFNAGLFGMPKNVQYFANIEKRVDTSGILVLDYGSFKSVCIAAKDCEGPSQAVIEGENGYLEVEGSASVCSAVAYKYRDTKEEGQFNSHPDVHRMKFEFIEFERIVREKDWKRVEEGQQESLIVMEIITQAREKAGL; this comes from the coding sequence ATGAAACTGGGTATTGCAGGAGCAGGCATGATCGTTGTACAGGGTCTGCTGGAATTTGTACATGATATCAAAGGAATCGAGCTGATCGGGATTTGTGCTACAAAGCGGTCGGAGGAAAAGCTGAAGAAATTAAGTAAGGAGCATGGCATTGCTCATACATATACGGATTATGAGGAAATGCTGAAGCTGGATGAAATTGATACGGTGTATGTAGCAATCAATAACCATCTGCATTATGAATTCAGTAAAAAGGCGATTCTTGCCGGTAAGCATGTTATCTGTGAAAAGCCGTTTACGGTCCATGTGGATGAATTGAAGGAACTGATTGCACTTGCAAAGCAGCACAATGTCATGCTGCTGGAGGCGATAACCAATCAATATTATCCAAATTATCTGGAGCTGAAGAAGCAGTTGGACAGAGTGGGAAATATCCATGTGGTTTCCTGTAACTATTCGCAGTATTCTTCCCGTTATGATGCCTTTAAGCGCGGAGAAATTCTGCCTGCATTTAATGCGGATATGGCAGGCGGCGCACTGATGGACTTGAATGTATACAATGTGCATTTTAATGCAGGTCTGTTCGGGATGCCGAAGAATGTGCAGTATTTTGCAAACATCGAAAAACGCGTGGATACATCCGGTATTCTGGTGCTGGATTATGGCAGCTTTAAATCCGTATGTATTGCCGCAAAGGATTGCGAGGGACCTTCTCAGGCAGTGATTGAAGGTGAAAACGGATATCTGGAGGTGGAGGGCTCCGCCTCAGTATGCTCGGCGGTAGCTTATAAATACCGTGATACAAAGGAAGAAGGTCAATTCAATTCGCATCCGGATGTACATCGTATGAAATTTGAGTTCATCGAATTTGAACGTATTGTGCGTGAAAAGGACTGGAAACGGGTAGAGGAAGGACAGCAGGAGAGTCTGATTGTCATGGAAATCATCACACAGGCAAGAGAAAAGGCAGGGCTGTAG
- a CDS encoding DeoR/GlpR transcriptional regulator, with product MLSEERRKKILELLADEKTMSVERLARSIFVSEPTIRRDLMQLAKEGSIKRTRGGASYVNPDLVDWPFSFRQKENIREKNEIARMAARLVQDGDTLFLDSGSTCFCLARELLEKKDLSILTYGVNNARILAENETFHAQITCGRYMPKRTSIYG from the coding sequence ATGTTAAGTGAGGAACGACGGAAAAAAATACTGGAGCTGCTGGCAGATGAGAAAACGATGAGCGTGGAAAGACTGGCACGTTCCATTTTTGTAAGCGAGCCGACGATACGACGAGATCTGATGCAGCTTGCGAAGGAGGGCTCTATCAAGCGAACACGCGGCGGGGCTTCCTATGTTAATCCAGATCTGGTTGACTGGCCCTTCTCCTTCCGTCAAAAAGAGAACATCCGTGAGAAGAATGAGATTGCACGAATGGCAGCACGTCTGGTACAGGATGGTGATACGCTGTTTCTTGATAGTGGAAGCACCTGCTTCTGTCTGGCAAGGGAGCTGCTGGAAAAAAAGGATCTTTCTATTCTTACCTACGGAGTCAATAACGCACGCATTCTCGCTGAAAATGAAACCTTTCATGCTCAGATTACCTGCGGACGGTACATGCCGAAAAGAACGAGTATTTACGGATAA
- a CDS encoding DeoR/GlpR transcriptional regulator encodes MKIPTFERRNEIIRMLLLQGYVKAQLLAEQYQVSMETIRKDLTYLQDIGIARKEYGGASLSQQDIEQSLPIRMEHGARKQEIARYALGFLEDAKVIFLDAGTTVHELAKLLNDYRPLDIVTNSLLAWESLDAGCHNVFLTGGKKREKNRSLTGSWCVQAIESVHADICFLGTSGILDRKGPTTHSYQELEAKKAMVRQSERVYVLADSDKFQESGFHTMCLWEEIDGIITDGFLSAKAYKQYEKIVPIWMAQEEEYEKNRQNSAVL; translated from the coding sequence GTGAAGATACCAACCTTTGAACGGCGTAATGAAATCATCAGAATGCTGCTGTTACAGGGCTATGTGAAAGCCCAGCTTTTGGCAGAGCAATATCAGGTAAGCATGGAAACGATCCGTAAGGACCTGACATATTTGCAGGACATCGGAATCGCCCGTAAGGAATATGGCGGGGCATCTCTCTCTCAGCAGGATATCGAGCAGAGTCTACCCATCCGTATGGAGCATGGTGCCCGGAAGCAGGAAATCGCCCGGTATGCACTTGGCTTTTTGGAGGATGCCAAAGTCATTTTTCTGGATGCCGGCACGACGGTGCATGAGCTGGCAAAGCTTCTGAATGATTATCGCCCGCTTGATATTGTGACAAACTCACTGCTCGCATGGGAAAGTCTGGATGCCGGATGTCACAATGTATTTCTCACCGGTGGAAAAAAACGGGAGAAAAACCGTTCGTTGACAGGCAGCTGGTGTGTACAGGCAATCGAATCTGTTCATGCGGATATCTGCTTTTTAGGGACAAGCGGTATTCTGGACAGAAAAGGTCCAACCACGCACTCCTATCAGGAGCTGGAGGCAAAAAAGGCCATGGTACGCCAAAGTGAACGCGTCTATGTACTGGCGGATAGTGATAAATTTCAGGAGTCAGGATTCCATACCATGTGCTTATGGGAAGAAATTGACGGTATCATCACAGATGGTTTTCTGTCCGCAAAAGCTTATAAGCAGTATGAGAAAATCGTGCCGATCTGGATGGCACAGGAGGAGGAATATGAAAAGAATCGTCAAAATTCTGCCGTTTTATGA
- a CDS encoding mannose-6-phosphate isomerase, whose protein sequence is MKRIVKILPFYEPRMWGGGERLEKEFNYHTDVRPLGEVYNVVALKGHADCVVPEMDMTLSELYKRYPDWFNCDTEELPVRVNILDPIADLSVQLHPDDAFARAYNGGRGKPEAWVILDTTEDGKIQFGHKAKTIEEFREKTEQQDWDGLLKYLKAVKDAFIDIPAGTLHAIGSGVLTYNISRNADCTLRLYDYDRIDPSTGRKREIQPEQVYENVNMPDTSTEFVRYPASLERGIHVTRYWDEPGLYTLMRLQVERMGSFSHPRFAFYTCVEGEGTIQGVPVRKGETLLVPEGLGMLEFKGKLDVFLASYRNEE, encoded by the coding sequence ATGAAAAGAATCGTCAAAATTCTGCCGTTTTATGAACCACGTATGTGGGGAGGCGGTGAGCGTCTGGAAAAAGAATTCAATTATCATACAGATGTACGGCCGCTGGGAGAGGTTTATAATGTAGTCGCATTGAAGGGACATGCGGATTGTGTGGTGCCGGAAATGGATATGACGCTTTCAGAATTATACAAGCGATATCCGGACTGGTTTAACTGTGATACAGAAGAGCTTCCTGTACGTGTGAACATTCTCGATCCCATCGCTGATTTATCGGTACAGCTGCATCCGGATGATGCGTTTGCCAGAGCATATAACGGCGGCCGCGGGAAGCCGGAGGCCTGGGTTATACTGGATACCACAGAGGATGGTAAAATCCAGTTCGGCCACAAGGCGAAAACAATTGAAGAATTCAGGGAAAAAACAGAACAGCAGGATTGGGATGGCCTGTTGAAATACCTGAAGGCGGTAAAGGATGCATTCATCGACATTCCGGCAGGAACACTGCATGCGATCGGCAGTGGCGTATTAACCTATAATATTTCAAGAAATGCAGATTGCACCCTGCGTTTATACGACTATGACCGCATAGATCCCTCAACCGGAAGGAAACGTGAAATTCAGCCGGAGCAGGTATATGAAAATGTAAATATGCCGGATACCTCAACCGAGTTTGTACGATATCCGGCTTCCCTTGAACGCGGCATTCATGTGACGAGATACTGGGATGAACCGGGCTTGTACACGCTTATGCGCCTTCAGGTAGAGAGGATGGGAAGCTTTTCACATCCGCGCTTTGCATTTTATACCTGTGTAGAGGGGGAAGGAACTATACAGGGGGTACCTGTCAGAAAAGGAGAAACTCTGCTTGTTCCGGAAGGCTTGGGTATGCTGGAATTTAAAGGGAAGCTGGATGTCTTTCTGGCATCCTATCGAAATGAGGAGTAG
- a CDS encoding ketose-bisphosphate aldolase has product MLMNMECLLKTAKKHHFAVGAFNVCDSLLFSTVMECAEEQHAPVIVELAPPEFSYVGSDFFAYAVKRMQNSSVPCVLHLDHGKTIQDCIRAIRCGFTSVMIDGSLLAYEDNVKLTKTVVEIAHGVDVSVEGEIGTIGALSDSVEGGVEQVTYTRPEEVTDFLTRTNADTLAVAIGTAHGIYPKGFVPKLRLDILEAIEKLNTRPLVLHGGSANRDEEIAEACRHGICKVNIASDYRKAFFQGTKEMLIETDAFWTPDVFVSGKREAKRVITHKMQLFGCIGQADKYR; this is encoded by the coding sequence ATGCTGATGAATATGGAGTGCCTGCTGAAAACAGCGAAAAAGCATCATTTTGCAGTGGGAGCATTTAATGTATGCGACAGCCTTCTGTTTTCAACAGTTATGGAATGCGCAGAAGAGCAGCATGCACCGGTAATTGTTGAACTTGCGCCACCGGAATTTTCGTATGTGGGATCGGATTTCTTCGCCTATGCTGTGAAGCGGATGCAAAACAGCAGTGTTCCCTGTGTCCTGCATCTGGATCACGGAAAGACCATACAGGATTGCATACGAGCAATACGCTGCGGCTTTACATCTGTTATGATTGACGGCTCATTATTAGCGTATGAGGACAATGTAAAACTCACAAAAACCGTTGTTGAGATTGCGCATGGTGTCGATGTGTCAGTAGAAGGGGAAATTGGAACGATTGGCGCGTTATCAGACAGCGTTGAGGGAGGCGTGGAACAGGTAACCTATACCAGACCGGAGGAGGTTACCGACTTTTTGACCAGAACGAATGCTGATACGCTTGCTGTCGCGATAGGTACTGCACACGGTATCTATCCGAAAGGATTTGTGCCGAAGCTTCGTCTGGATATTCTCGAGGCTATTGAAAAATTAAATACACGTCCTCTTGTTTTACACGGAGGCTCTGCGAATCGCGATGAGGAAATCGCAGAAGCATGCCGCCATGGGATCTGCAAGGTCAATATTGCAAGTGACTATCGCAAAGCATTTTTTCAGGGTACAAAGGAAATGCTTATAGAAACAGATGCTTTTTGGACACCTGACGTATTTGTATCTGGCAAGCGGGAGGCGAAAAGGGTAATCACTCACAAAATGCAGCTGTTCGGATGTATCGGGCAAGCCGATAAATATCGCTAA
- a CDS encoding iron-containing alcohol dehydrogenase, whose product MENFIYKNPTEIIFGRNCLHALKDQLLKRGYRSALVLYGGSHCKVNGVLKQITTQLESCSISCFVQGGIHPNPKLSEVEQIVKNVKDDIVDVVLALGGGSVIDTAKAVAVCLAAPSVRLQDILLGDQKIKRALDVGVISTIAGSGSESSCSMVITIDDGNLKRACDDEQLYPVFAILDPTLTFTLPYYQMVSGACDILMHAMERYFSPTDNTELIDSMCEGLMRVVLSSIEKSIKNPQDYEARANLMWAGSLCHNGLLGTGRKEDWACHRMEHELSGLFNVVHGAGLCALWGSWAAYVRPYHPKRFASFARQVMGIEEVNDDRCGTLGIQALVSFFKRVGMPVCITDLNVCIDEAIIQTMAQNCLLRSDSIGQLKRLSLQDIKAIYRKAGKVE is encoded by the coding sequence ATGGAAAATTTTATTTATAAAAATCCAACAGAAATTATCTTTGGTAGGAATTGTCTGCATGCATTGAAAGATCAACTGCTAAAGCGCGGATATCGTTCTGCGCTGGTATTGTACGGAGGATCTCACTGTAAGGTTAACGGTGTATTAAAGCAAATAACAACGCAGTTGGAGTCCTGTTCCATTTCCTGCTTTGTACAAGGGGGAATACATCCCAATCCAAAGCTGTCAGAGGTCGAACAAATCGTCAAAAACGTAAAGGATGATATTGTGGATGTGGTTCTTGCACTTGGAGGCGGGTCTGTTATAGATACGGCAAAGGCAGTAGCGGTATGCTTGGCAGCACCGTCCGTAAGACTTCAGGATATCCTCTTAGGAGATCAAAAAATAAAGCGGGCGCTTGATGTAGGCGTAATATCGACCATTGCCGGTTCAGGTAGTGAATCCAGCTGTTCTATGGTGATTACCATTGATGACGGGAATCTGAAAAGAGCCTGTGATGATGAACAGCTCTATCCTGTATTCGCAATTTTGGATCCGACACTGACATTCACACTTCCGTATTATCAAATGGTAAGTGGAGCCTGCGATATCCTCATGCATGCAATGGAGCGTTATTTTTCTCCAACGGATAACACAGAATTGATTGACAGTATGTGTGAAGGTCTTATGCGTGTGGTATTATCCAGTATCGAAAAAAGCATAAAAAATCCACAGGATTATGAGGCCAGAGCTAACCTGATGTGGGCGGGCTCTTTATGCCATAACGGTTTGCTCGGGACAGGCAGAAAAGAAGATTGGGCCTGTCATCGTATGGAGCATGAGCTCAGCGGATTATTTAATGTTGTCCATGGAGCAGGCTTGTGTGCCTTATGGGGAAGCTGGGCTGCCTATGTCCGGCCATATCATCCGAAACGATTTGCTTCCTTTGCTCGTCAAGTCATGGGTATAGAGGAAGTAAATGATGATCGCTGTGGAACGCTCGGTATCCAGGCGCTTGTATCCTTCTTCAAAAGAGTGGGCATGCCAGTTTGTATCACAGATTTGAACGTGTGTATTGATGAAGCAATCATACAGACCATGGCACAAAACTGTCTCCTTCGCTCTGACAGTATCGGACAACTGAAGAGGCTGTCATTACAGGACATTAAAGCGATTTACAGAAAGGCGGGAAAGGTTGAATGA
- a CDS encoding transketolase: protein MNTCELKAFASKIRRVTCDMVLYRGDGHIGGALSMSDALAVLFGNYMKEEDWFVLSKGHAGPAYYAVLMLTGRLDQKHIHTLNENGTLLPSHPDRMKTPGVQVTTGSLGQGISQAAGIAYALKTMEREGYVFCIVGDGECNEGEVFEALQFIANKRLNNCIVMVDCNKKQVDGLLRKVSCDFDFPSLFQSIGFHVCEVDGNAVEDVDRKLSECIKRKGQASALLLNTVKGAGIPYFEQQENPHHVTFNEADKQALQDYIIQTGKELNI from the coding sequence ATGAATACGTGTGAGTTGAAAGCTTTTGCGAGCAAAATACGAAGGGTAACCTGCGATATGGTTCTTTATCGCGGTGATGGTCATATCGGCGGTGCTCTTTCCATGAGTGATGCATTGGCAGTTCTGTTTGGAAATTACATGAAGGAAGAGGACTGGTTTGTTTTATCCAAGGGGCATGCGGGACCTGCTTATTATGCGGTACTGATGCTGACAGGCAGACTGGATCAAAAGCATATTCACACCTTGAATGAAAACGGCACCTTGCTTCCTTCTCATCCGGATCGCATGAAAACACCCGGTGTTCAGGTAACGACCGGCTCCCTTGGGCAGGGGATTTCTCAGGCTGCCGGAATTGCTTATGCGTTAAAGACAATGGAGAGAGAAGGATATGTGTTTTGTATAGTAGGGGATGGTGAATGCAATGAGGGTGAGGTGTTTGAAGCGTTGCAGTTCATCGCAAATAAACGATTGAATAACTGTATTGTTATGGTTGACTGTAATAAGAAGCAGGTAGACGGCTTGCTGCGAAAGGTCAGCTGTGACTTTGATTTTCCTTCCTTGTTTCAAAGTATCGGTTTTCATGTGTGTGAAGTGGATGGGAATGCAGTGGAGGATGTTGATCGAAAGCTTTCCGAATGCATAAAAAGAAAGGGGCAGGCAAGTGCGCTCTTATTAAACACGGTTAAGGGAGCCGGTATTCCCTACTTTGAACAGCAGGAGAATCCACACCATGTGACATTTAATGAAGCAGATAAGCAGGCGCTTCAGGACTATATCATTCAGACAGGAAAGGAGCTGAACATATGA
- a CDS encoding transketolase: MSWQLAENHEISEVRKAYGQTLEQMILNGRPIMVCDADLAGSSGAGYLYDKYPKHTVNFGICEANMIAAAAAMSRIGIRPYVHSFAPFVSRRVADQVCISAAFAKQDLHIYASDPGYWSLYNGATHTTFEDIAMMRAIPSVHVVAPADSVAFSWVLKWYEQNGGIVYNRCTRKPVPSIYAKGSSFTFGKANILKTGSDVALIAIGAGVYDALESAKQLEEQGISTSVIDLFFIKPVDETVLQNVIQTHKVIVTIENHSRYGGIGELVADVMAQQKTSALLRHISVDDQFGEVGTKEYLKEKFHLTSTDIVNKALDGLEKYGS; this comes from the coding sequence ATGAGCTGGCAGCTGGCAGAGAATCATGAAATCAGTGAGGTTAGAAAAGCATATGGACAAACATTGGAACAGATGATTTTGAATGGCAGGCCTATTATGGTTTGTGACGCGGATCTGGCAGGATCGTCCGGCGCCGGATATCTGTACGATAAATATCCAAAGCATACTGTTAATTTCGGCATCTGTGAAGCAAATATGATAGCAGCTGCTGCAGCGATGTCACGCATTGGAATACGCCCCTATGTCCATTCCTTTGCACCCTTTGTATCCAGACGAGTTGCGGATCAGGTATGTATCTCTGCTGCATTCGCCAAGCAGGATCTTCACATTTATGCATCAGATCCCGGTTACTGGTCGTTGTACAATGGGGCAACACATACCACCTTTGAGGATATTGCTATGATGCGTGCAATTCCGTCAGTTCATGTTGTAGCACCGGCAGACAGTGTTGCATTTTCCTGGGTTCTGAAATGGTATGAGCAGAATGGCGGAATCGTTTATAACCGCTGTACAAGAAAACCGGTGCCGTCTATATACGCAAAGGGCTCTTCCTTTACATTCGGAAAGGCTAATATCTTAAAAACAGGTTCAGATGTTGCGCTCATCGCCATCGGTGCCGGTGTCTATGATGCATTAGAAAGTGCAAAGCAGCTGGAGGAACAGGGAATATCAACAAGTGTGATTGATCTGTTCTTCATAAAGCCGGTAGATGAAACAGTTCTTCAAAATGTGATACAGACGCATAAGGTTATTGTCACAATCGAGAACCATAGCCGATATGGAGGTATCGGGGAGCTGGTAGCTGATGTCATGGCACAGCAGAAAACGTCTGCACTGCTTCGTCATATTTCCGTTGATGATCAATTCGGTGAAGTAGGAACAAAAGAATATTTAAAAGAGAAATTCCACCTGACCAGTACGGATATCGTGAACAAGGCTCTGGATGGTTTGGAAAAATATGGCAGCTGA